GAACATCCGTGGAGCAGCACAGTTTGAACACATGATGGAGTAAAATTAATGTTTGTTTGGAACTGCCAAAATCAAACTGTCTTATTAGAGGTGACTCTACCTAGAGACAGGTTTATGGATCAAATGGTTGTCAAGAATGCTCAGAGTGCTAATGGTCTGTAAGAAAGTTGATTAATCCTGAAAATATGCACTGTCCTGTTGATTGTGTACAGCACATAAATTCATGAGTTTATAAGACATGATTTCTGAGATATATTTGATCAATTAGTGATTAATATTGCTTAAAGAAATCTACGGTCAGTAGATAGTCTGAAGTGAATTTGCGATAAATTTAGCATAATGTTGATAGATTGATCTAGCTTCTGATTGCATTTTGAGATGTGCTGAAGTTTATACTCACATGATATTTCCCCTGGAGAAATACAGTGTAACTTTTGTTTTTGTTGTGTTATTTTGTTGACTGTGCTACCATTGACAGGTCATGTGGTAAAGTCAGATGTTCTACAAACCTTGCTGGTTCTACCAAATGCGAGCAAAACTTGCATGGGAAGGTTAAACCCTTGCTGTTGTCAGCAAGTGGAAAAGCAAGGGGAACCTCTGGTTTGGTTCACAGAAGTCCGGTACCTAAACATCAGCACCATCTTTCTGTGAGATCCACCTCTACCGATGTATGCACTACTTTTGATGAAGATGTCAAAGGTGTATCTTCACATGCTGTTGAGGAAAAGGTTGGAGTGCTCTTATTAAATCTTGGTGGTCCAGAGACCCTCAATGATGTTCAaccatttttgttcaacctctttgCTGATCCAGTAAGTGATCATACCACATGCTTAATTTCCAATGCAACTTCCCATGTTCCTTGCTAATTATGTGTAACCAATGATTAATTCTCTTAGTTAGGTTTACCCCCTCAGAGGATTTGTTTGACGAATAGAGATTAACTTCTTTAGATACATGGGATTTTTTCTTAGGAAGGATCATGTCCTCCCTATAAAGGATTATTTCATTATTTGGATAAGGATAGACTAGAACTGTTCGCTTCGAATTGAAACAGGTTTAAGTTCAAATTCTCTGTTCATCTGAAGAGATTGAGTAGATCATGGTATATTTGAAGAAGCCCTAAAAGGGAGAGCCATGCATCATTTTGGATGAGATAATAGAGAATTAAGTCTCTAGCTAGAGTATAAGGCTCATCATCCTAGTCTATGGCCTCTTGTTTATCACAAGTCATGTTATCTCTGGCTGTCCTTTGCATGGTAGTTATCCCAATGCGAACCACATAGCCCTATCTGTTTCTTAATTATCTTGTGTTATTGTTTGATTTCAGTACTTTCAACTGGGTAATTCAGTTTTGACTTTATAATTGTTACCCAGGATATCATCCGACTCCCTAGGCTGTTCAGGTTTCTTCAAAGACCACTGGCCAAACTTATTTCTACTTTTAGAGCTCCTAAGAGTAAAGAGGGGTATGCCTCAATTGGTGGTGGATCACCTCTGCGGAAAATTACCGACGAGCAGGTAAAAGTTCATCAGTCTAACCACActctgtttttttgtgtgtgtgtttaacagctatGTAGTTGTGATTCAGCAGCTTTGCCACAAACTCGTTAAACTCTGTAACTTTCACCATagttgcatatatcatattcagTATTACTTGTTTTAATAAAATAGATTTATCACATTCTTAGCTGAATTACTTTATCTTCAGGCAAATGCTTTGAAGGTTGCACTAAAAAGTAAGAACTTGGAAGCAGATATATATGTTGGAATGCGGTATTGGTACCCATTCACCGAAGAAGCCATCGATCAGGTTAGACCTCCTCCCTAATCGATTTTAAAGGCCTTTAATCCTTTTGTTCTTCCTGTAAGTGGCAACAATAGTTTCTTGGTCTTTTTGTTCAATTATTATTTTTCTGTGGTAATTAATTAACTCATATGATTGTTCTAGATTTATATCTCATCGTCACCATCCATCTTATTTTCATTTTAATATGATTTTGTTTTACTTTTGTTGAATCTAACTATGTAATTTTTTGTATGTTCTTGACTATCTTGCAACATGTATTACATTTTTAGGGACAAGAATTTTGTACTTTGGTTTTATCTAAGTGATTTCCAATTTTTTAACAGATGTTTACTGTTTTTCTACTATTTTGATTGATGATAGATTAAGAAGGATAAAATTACAAAGCTTGTGGTTCTTCCATTGTACCCTCAATACTCCATATCAACAAGCGGGTCTAGCATCCGCGTTCTCCAAAACATTGTCAAGTAGGCAATTACCTTCTTTAATGAAACCTCATTTTTCAGACTATGtagaacctgaaaatctgatatggCGGCATTCGTGCAGGGAAGATCCATACTTTGCTGGCTTGCCAATTTCCATTATTGAATCTTGGTACCAGCGTGAGGGCTATGTGAAATCAATGGCTGACTTAATTGAGAAGGAACTATCAGTTTTTACGAATCCTGAAGAGGTTTGCACATCCCTTGTTTTTGCTTCTGGGTTGTATCATTAGTCGTTGTTGATCTGTAGGATTAGTTGCAAACTTGCAGCATAGCCATTCGGTGTGCTGTACATTCTTTCATATAGAAATTTCCTTGGGCCTGTGCTTTGGGAATTTTTACAGGCCCCTGCCTCTGGAGTCTGGACAGTAAGTTGTAATTAAATCATTAGATGTATTTGTATTTATAGTCTCAGCATAACCATTACCCCATCATTTGAGAGAATAGCATACTGCATTACTTGCCAGCAGGGGTGGAGCCACATTGAGGTCAATGGGGGCCACTCAAATTTTGATATTCCAATAAAATCTGTTTATATTTTTAGGAAAAATGCGTCAGTTTTTGAATTTTTGAGAAAATGCCCCCACTCGAGTAATTTGCCCCGCTCAAAATACTTGAGTGTCCGGCCCTACTTGCCAGTATTTCTTACTGAATTGGGTGGAAGTGGTACTTCAACTACTTCTAACTGAATTGAGTAGAAATGAGGAATATAACTATGAGTTTGTACTAGAGAATGCAGATCGACTCAGTCACTAGCTTAGCATCCACTTATTTTTGCCAAATACTGAAGTATGCTAGGCACTTGAAAAATGATCTGCAAAGAGATATATGCAGCTAATTTAGAGCAGTATTCTGATGAAGTAATCGTCAAAACAATACTGTGATCTCAATGTAACATTCTTAGCAGATGTTGTACACTACAATATTTCTGGTTATTTGGATAGATTTAAGCGGTAATACCTACAAAAGTTATTCTTCTGGTTGAGCACAGGAGAGCTATGTCAGTAGACTGTTTGTAAAAGACCTGCAATATTTAATGCTTTATAACTTCTATGGACTTTTGAGTGTGAATAATGTTATAAGTTGAAGAGTATTTTAAAATCTGAAATGAAATGTATTTTGCAAGTGCAATTTTGTTGAATAAATAACGAATAGAAGGTAATATCATTCTGACGTTATGTTTTATAATTCACAGGTTATGATATTCTTCAGTGCACATGGAGTACCACTTACTTATGTTAAGGATGCTGGAGATCCATACAGAGATCAGATGGAAGACTGCATTGCTTTGATCATGGAGGAGTTGAAATCCAGAGGAACCTTGAATGACCATACTCTGGCTTACCAGGTAAGGAGAAATGATGAATAAATACTTATCTTGTAATCACTGTTAAGGGTTATGAAAGCATTTTGTAGGAAATTTCAAGGATATAAATGTTATACTTTTGTACTTAGAAGCTAGaaaccaaattttgaccataatacCCTACAAATCTACATGGTGGAAGACATCGCACAGTTTTTATTTCTCCTTTTCTTTACCTAATGCTCCCACATTAACCTTTCTGCGCAATGGCAGAGTCGCGTGGGACCAGTTCAATGGCTTAAGCCATATACTGATGAAGTTTTAGTTGAACTTGGTCAAAAGGGTGTAAAGAGTCTCCTGGCTGTCCCAGTAAGGTAATCATCAACTTTTTATACTATACCAGTTCAGTATTTTTAGGACAACAATAAGGGTTTTTGATGCAGCTTTATCTGTTTTCTTTGGTTTTGTGTACTTCTGTTCACACTGATCACCGGAACCAATTTCAAGTGCATCTGTTACTCTTTCTGTAGCAATATTTCCTACTATTATAATATCATCATCACTTTACCAGCCAGCTCTATTTTATCTTAATTTAGCATTTTGTGTGCTTATGTGAATTCTACCTGAACATCATGTACCTGTCTGCTGCTTGCTTATTGTGGTGTTGTTTGTGTTTATTGCGTTGGTGTCATTTGCCGTATCTGTCAATATTAATATGTCAGTGGCCATTT
Above is a window of Triticum dicoccoides isolate Atlit2015 ecotype Zavitan chromosome 5B, WEW_v2.0, whole genome shotgun sequence DNA encoding:
- the LOC119308773 gene encoding ferrochelatase-2, chloroplastic, with product MECVRSGALDLGRSGKFLGKSGSTTSCGKVRCSTNLAGSTKCEQNLHGKVKPLLLSASGKARGTSGLVHRSPVPKHQHHLSVRSTSTDVCTTFDEDVKGVSSHAVEEKVGVLLLNLGGPETLNDVQPFLFNLFADPDIIRLPRLFRFLQRPLAKLISTFRAPKSKEGYASIGGGSPLRKITDEQANALKVALKSKNLEADIYVGMRYWYPFTEEAIDQIKKDKITKLVVLPLYPQYSISTSGSSIRVLQNIVKEDPYFAGLPISIIESWYQREGYVKSMADLIEKELSVFTNPEEVMIFFSAHGVPLTYVKDAGDPYRDQMEDCIALIMEELKSRGTLNDHTLAYQSRVGPVQWLKPYTDEVLVELGQKGVKSLLAVPVSFVSEHIETLEEIDMEYRELALESGIENWGRVPALGCTSSFISDLADAVVEALPSASAMATRKVKDTDSDMDMMHYLTKMFFGSVLAFFLLLSPRLVSAFRNTLH